The following proteins are encoded in a genomic region of Diabrotica virgifera virgifera chromosome 1, PGI_DIABVI_V3a:
- the LOC114335079 gene encoding uncharacterized protein LOC114335079 isoform X2, with amino-acid sequence MKRVLEEKKQKKQDKKEKQLKTEKNKSKNTNDKNKSKNTNKKAKKPTNKTDKRSRVKRQVFEDSSDEENVSDKDLCDDNSDNEDETDLCFIYYDSGKSGRTVVSLYSLWSGNDTAKDYRCDFCLNKMC; translated from the coding sequence ATGAAAAGAGTATTGgaagaaaaaaaacaaaagaagcaggataaaaaagaaaaacaattaaagactgaaaaaaacaaaagtaaaaacacAAACGataaaaacaaaagtaaaaacacAAACAAGAAAGCCAAAAAACCCACAAATAAAACTGATAAACGATCAAGGGTAAAACGTCAAGTTTTTGAAGACTCATCGGATGAAGAAAATGTCAGTGATAAAGACCTTTGTGATGATAACTCGGATAATGAAGATGAAACAGATTTATGTTTTATCTATTATGATTCTGGGAAAAGTGGCAGAACTGTGGTATCGCTGTACAGCTTGTGGTCGGGGAATGACACAGCTAAAGATTATCGCTGTgacttttgtttaaacaaaatgtgttga